In Solanum pennellii chromosome 7, SPENNV200, the following are encoded in one genomic region:
- the LOC107023961 gene encoding uncharacterized protein LOC107023961, which produces MHFRFQSVIRSSSYLNWTKEEQKIFGNHQSTQEMAKQSSVSEDTIEIGGPKKKLIVPSSVLEGIKHMASSMPSSPSGQPKSAKYNCLCSPTTHAGSFRCRYHRSASLTRNSMSVGSKLSELAAEK; this is translated from the exons ATGCATTTTCGCTTCCAGTCCGTAATCAGATCTTCAAGCTATCTAAATTGGACTAAGGAAGAACAAAAAATCTTCGGTAATCATCAG TCCACTCAAGAGATGGCTAAACAATCAAGTGTGAGTGAAGATACAATTGAGATTGGAGGACCTAAGAAGAAGTTGATTGTGCCAAGCAGTGTCTTGGAGGGCATTAAGCATATGGCATCTTCAATGCCATCCTCACCTTCAGGCCAACCAAAGAGCGCAAAGTATAACTGCTTGTGCTCACCAACCACACACGCGGGTTCTTTCAGATGCAGGTACCACAGGAGTGCTAGCCTGACTCGAAATAGCATGTCCGTCGGCTCGAAACTCTCTGAACTGGCTGCTGAAAAATGA
- the LOC107026138 gene encoding uncharacterized protein LOC107026138, translating into MLGRPSLLLSRSGSFRPENLGQNAMAMIGNLCFTIFVVGVLVFTIIAATYQPEDPLFHPSAKITNFLTSKSNATFRADDSVVRTGEDFLGVNQTAFTTFINLNDVDVPENADGGGVTENNLDCSGKIDDPVDCTDPDVFHLLMRAAIEKFKDIHFYRFGKPVRGSNDSSCHMAWRFRPKEGKTAAFYKDYRSFVVSRSENCTLDVVSIGDYHSGGNARKRKRKNRAGSDRTLGKLDEGFEKVTPKTEGEPIALPVVGEAVNDSLPVVESESSFGNGKYLIYSGGGDRCKSMSHYLWSFMCALGEAQYLNRTLIMDLSICLSKIYTSSGVDEEGKDFRFYFDFEHLKDSASVLDQIQFWSDWDQWHKKDRLSLHLVEDFRITPMKLSGVQDTLIMRKFGSVEPDNYWYRVCEGETESVVQRPWHLVWKSRRLMDIVSAISSRLNWDYDSVHVVRGEKARNREMWPHLAEDTSPEALLSSLQDKIDDGRSLYIATNEPDTSFFDPLKDKYSTHFLHEYIDLWDEKSEWYAETTKLNNGNPVEFDGYMRASVDTEVFFRGKKQVETFNDLTRDCKDGINSCTSSS; encoded by the coding sequence ATGTTGGGTCGGCCTTCACTTTTGCTGTCTAGGAGTGGAAGTTTCAGGCCAGAAAATTTGGGTCAAAATGCAATGGCTATGATTGGGAATCTTTGTTTTACTATATTTGTAGTTGGGGTTTTGGTTTTCACTATAATTGCTGCAACTTATCAGCCTGAAGACCCATTGTTCCACCCTTCAGCAAAAATCACTAATTTCCTTACTTCCAAATCTAATGCTACATTTAGAGCTGATGATAGTGTTGTGAGGACTGGTGAGGACTTTCTTGGTGTTAATCAGACAGCGTTTACGACGTTCATTAACCTCAATGATGTTGATGTACCGGAGAATGCTGATGGTGGTGGTGTCACTGAGAATAATTTGGACTGTAGTGGCAAGATTGATGATCCTGTTGATTGCACTGATCCGGATGTGTTTCATTTGTTGATGAGAGCTGCCATTGAGAAGTTTAAGGATATACATTTTTACCGGTTTGGGAAGCCGGTCAGGGGGTCTAATGATAGTTCCTGCCATATGGCGTGGCGGTTTAGGCCTAAGGAAGGGAAGACTGCTGCCTTTTATAAAGATTACCGGTCTTTTGTGGTTTCTAGGTCGGAGAACTGCACCCTTGATGTGGTCAGTATAGGTGATTATCATTCTGGTGGAAATGCCCGCAAGAGGAAGAGAAAGAACAGGGCAGGGTCTGACAGAACTCTTGGTAAGCTAGATGAGGGATTCGAGAAGGTAACTCCTAAGACAGAGGGTGAACCTATTGCTCTGCCTGTGGTTGGGGAAGCTGTAAATGACTCACTTCCTGTGGTGGAATCGGAGAGTTCATTTGGCAATGGTAAGTATTTGATTTATTCTGGAGGTGGGGATAGGTGCAAGAGCATGAGCCATTACCTTTGGAGTTTCATGTGTGCATTGGGCGAGGCTCAATATCTGAACAGGACCTTGATAATGGACTTAAGTATTTGTTTATCCAAGATTTACACTTCATCTGGTGTAGATGAGGAAGGAAAGGATTTCAGGTTTTACTTCGATTTTGAGCACTTAAAGGATTCAGCGTCAGTCCTCGATCAGATCCAGTTTTGGTCAGATTGGGACCAGTGGCATAAAAAAGACAGATTAAGTCttcatcttgtggaggattttAGGATTACACCGATGAAGTTATCCGGAGTGCAGGATACTTTAATCATGAGGAAATTTGGTTCTGTGGAGCCAGATAATTACTGGTACAGGGTATGTGAGGGTGAAACGGAATCAGTCGTTCAACGACCATGGCATCTGGTATGGAAATCAAGACGATTGATGGACATCGTCTCAGCTATTTCGTCGAGGTTAAATTGGGATTATGACTCAGTTCATGTTGTAAGGGGTGAGAAGGCAAGGAATCGTGAAATGTGGCCACATTTGGCAGAAGATACTTCTCCCGAGGCTCTACTATCTAGCTTGCAGGACAAGATCGACGACGGTAGGAGCCTGTATATAGCAACCAATGAGCCAGATACATCCTTTTTTGACCCTTTAAAAGACAAGTACTCCACCCATTTCCTTCATGAATATATAGATCTTTGGGATGAAAAAAGTGAGTGGTATGCAGAGACAACAAAACTTAATAATGGGAATCCAGTTGAATTTGATGGGTACATGAGGGCTTCAGTTGATACGGAAGTTTTCTTTAGGGGTAAAAAGCAGGTTGAGACATTTAATGATCTCACCAGAGACTGCAAGGATGGGATCAATTCATGCACTTCGTCCAGCTAA